From a region of the Mycobacterium sp. SMC-8 genome:
- a CDS encoding multidrug efflux SMR transporter gives MPGVAWTLLGGAILAEVIATSMLKSTEGFTRLWPTLACLLLYGAAFMLLAQSISHGMQVGIAYALWSAIGTTVIVAVGVTFLGEPISTLKVIGVALVVSGVVTLQLDGHQA, from the coding sequence TTGCCCGGCGTCGCCTGGACGCTACTCGGCGGTGCCATCCTCGCGGAGGTGATCGCTACCAGCATGTTGAAGTCCACCGAGGGCTTCACCCGGTTGTGGCCGACGCTGGCATGCCTGCTCCTCTACGGTGCCGCCTTCATGTTGCTCGCCCAGTCGATCTCGCATGGCATGCAGGTCGGTATCGCGTATGCGCTTTGGTCCGCGATAGGCACCACGGTCATCGTCGCGGTGGGTGTCACCTTCCTCGGAGAGCCGATCTCGACGCTGAAAGTGATCGGCGTTGCGCTCGTGGTCTCAGGAGTCGTGACACTGCAGCTCGACGGACATCAGGCCTGA
- a CDS encoding enoyl-CoA hydratase/isomerase family protein has translation MLIHSTDKRVRTVTFDRAEAMNAFNEALYHATADALLDAASDDDVAVVVLTGQGRAFCAGTDLQEMLDRDPSIPFTEGAHGFRRLIDSLIDFPKPLVCAVNGIAVGLGTTLLGYADLVFMSTSARLKCPFTSLGIAPEAASTYLLPELIGRQNAAWILMSSEWISAEEALAMGLAWKVCEPAELMPTAFDYAERLAAQPLESLVAVKQAMGAAHAADIRAALALENALLDRLVGGPANTQALNGFAAARASRER, from the coding sequence ATGCTCATCCACAGCACCGACAAGCGCGTCCGGACAGTGACCTTCGACCGCGCAGAGGCGATGAACGCCTTCAACGAGGCGCTCTACCACGCCACTGCCGACGCACTGCTCGACGCCGCGAGCGACGATGACGTCGCCGTCGTGGTTCTCACCGGACAGGGACGCGCCTTCTGCGCGGGCACCGATCTGCAGGAGATGCTGGACCGGGATCCTTCAATCCCGTTCACCGAGGGGGCCCATGGCTTCCGCCGGCTGATCGACAGCCTTATCGACTTCCCGAAACCGTTGGTGTGTGCCGTCAATGGAATCGCCGTCGGATTGGGCACCACCCTTCTCGGCTACGCCGACCTGGTCTTCATGTCGACGAGTGCCCGGCTCAAATGCCCGTTCACCAGTCTCGGCATCGCACCCGAGGCGGCGTCGACGTATCTGCTGCCTGAGCTGATCGGTCGACAGAATGCCGCGTGGATTCTGATGTCCTCGGAGTGGATATCGGCCGAGGAGGCGCTGGCGATGGGGCTGGCGTGGAAGGTCTGCGAGCCGGCGGAGTTGATGCCTACCGCCTTTGACTATGCCGAACGCCTCGCCGCGCAGCCTCTCGAGAGCCTCGTCGCCGTCAAGCAGGCGATGGGCGCTGCACACGCCGCGGACATCAGGGCTGCGCTCGCGCTGGAGAACGCGCTCCTCGACAGGCTCGTCGGCGGTCCGGCGAACACCCAGGCGCTCAACGGCTTCGCCGCCGCTCGAGCATCCCGGGAGCGATGA